In Henningerozyma blattae CBS 6284 chromosome 7, complete genome, a single genomic region encodes these proteins:
- the FRS1 gene encoding phenylalanine--tRNA ligase subunit beta (similar to Saccharomyces cerevisiae FRS1 (YLR060W); ancestral locus Anc_8.33), producing the protein MPTVSVKKQQLFDLLGKNYTNDEFDELSFEFGIELDEDTTEEALKLGEEPEYKIEIGANRYDLLCIEGIAQSLNEYLGQSETPKYKLSKPTTKLIVDKETELVRPYCASAVLRNIKFTKESYASFIDLQDKLHSNLCRNRTLVAMGTHDMDTVQGPFHYRALPPKDIKFIPLNQTKEFRADELLEFYKTPEQKNNLGRFVHILEGKPVYPLITDDNDVICSMPPLINSEHTKITLDTKNVFIDITATDRTKAEIVLNILVSMFSRYCADPFTIEPVEIVSEHNGESRMLPDLTERKMQVSIPYINSCLGLEQTAEEISASLKKMSLHSVQSKEDKNMLDVSIPITRPDILHPCDIMEDAAVGYGYNNLPKSEKMSNANFISSPLPVNKISDIFRAASAQASWLEVMPLTLCSHDENFKFLRVEDDNTNAVKLANPKTLEYQVVRTTLLPGILKTVKENRKHTLPIKVFETGDVVFKNEKLERKAYNERHWAAIYAGKTSGFEIIQGLLAKVMQTFRTQWLPDFGAGSTGRGYWIEEDESLTTYFPGRGAKVMFRSKEGEKSIAIGSLGVLHPEVMKNFDVPYAGSFVELNTEVFL; encoded by the coding sequence ATGCCTACCGTTTCTgttaaaaaacaacaattgTTTGATTTACTTGGTAAGAATTACACCAACgatgaatttgatgaattatcCTTTGAGTTTGGTATCgaattagatgaagataCTACCGAAGAAGCTTTGAAACTTGGTGAAGAACCAGAGTATAAGATTGAAATCGGTGCCAATCGTTACGATTTGCTATGTATTGAAGGTATTGCGCAATCCTTAAATGAATACTTAGGCCAATCTGAAACTCCAAAGtataaattatctaaacCAACTACTAAATTAATTGTTGACAAAGAAACAGAGCTTGTCAGACCATATTGTGCATCAGCTGTTcttagaaatattaaatttaccAAAGAATCTTATGCATCTTTCATAGATCTACAAGATAAATTACACTCTAATTTATGTAGAAATAGAACATTGGTTGCTATGGGTACCCATGACATGGATACAGTACAAGGCCCATTTCACTATCGTGCTTTGCCACCAAAAGATATCAAATTTATCCCATTAAACCAAACTAAAGAATTTCGTGCTGATGAATTGTTAGAATTTTACAAGACACCAGAACAAAAGAATAATCTGGGTCGTTTCGTTCATATCCTTGAAGGTAAGCCAGTTTACCCTCTAATTACTGATGACAATGATGTTATTTGCTCTATGCCACCTTTAATTAACTCTGAACATACCAAAATTACCTTAGATACCAAAAATGTCTTCATCGATATTACTGCTACTGATAGAACAAAGGCAGAGATTGTCTTGAACATTTTGGTTTCCATGTTTTCTCGTTATTGTGCCGATCCTTTTACCATTGAACCTGTTGAAATTGTGTCAGAACATAATGGTGAATCACGTATGCTACCAGATTTAACTGAAAGAAAGATGCAGGTGTCTATTCCATACATCAATTCATGTTTAGGCTTGGAACAAACTGCTGAAGAAATTTCTGCTTctttgaagaagatgtCTTTGCACTCAGTTCAGTCTAAAGAAGACAAAAATATGTTAGATGTTTCTATTCCAATCACAAGACCAGATATTTTGCATCCATGTGATATTATGGAAGATGCTGCAGTCGGTTATGGTTACAATAACCTACCAAAGAGTGAAAAGATGTCTAATGCTAACTTTATTTCTTCTCCTCTACCagttaataaaatttctgATATTTTCAGAGCTGCATCAGCTCAAGCTTCATGGTTAGAAGTTATGCCATTAACTTTATGTTCTCatgatgaaaatttcaaGTTTTTAAGAGTTGAAGATGACAATACTAATGCTGTCAAATTAGCCAACCCTAAAACTTTGGAGTATCAAGTTGTCAGAACCACTTTATTACCCGGTATTTTAAAAACCgttaaagaaaatagaaaacACACTTTAccaattaaagtttttGAAACTGGTGATGTAGTTTTtaagaatgaaaaattagagaGAAAGGCTTACAATGAACGTCATTGGGCTGCCATTTATGCTGGTAAGACATCTGGTTTCGAAATTATTCAAGGTCTATTGGCAAAAGTCATGCAAACTTTCAGAACTCAGTGGCTTCCAGATTTTGGTGCTGGATCAACTGGAAGAGGTTACTGGATCGAAGAAGATGAATCACTAACTACTTACTTCCCAGGTAGAGGTGCCAAGGTTATGTTTAGATCAAAAGAAGGCGAAAAGTCCATTGCAATCGGATCTTTAGGTGTATTACATCCTGAAGTTATGAAGAACTTTGATGTCCCTTATGCTGGCTCCTTTGTTGAATTGAATACTGAagtttttttgtaa
- the TBLA0G03470 gene encoding 60S ribosomal protein eL22 (similar to Saccharomyces cerevisiae RPL22B (YFL034C-A) and RPL22A (YLR061W); ancestral locus Anc_8.31), which produces MAPRVSRKQKITKTFTVDVSSPVENGVFDSAAYSKYLIDHIKVDGTVGNLGNAIKIEEDGSIVSIVSTTKFSGKYLKYLTKKYLKKNQLRDWIRFVSTKQNSYRLAFYQVTPEEDEEAE; this is translated from the exons ATGGCTCCACGT GTCTcaagaaaacaaaagatCACCAAGACTTTTACCGTTGATGTTTCATCTCCAGTAGAAAATGGTGTTTTTGACTCAGCTGCCTACTCAAAGTATCTAATCGATCATATAAAGGTCGATGGTACAGTTGGTAACTTGGGTAATGCCATAAagattgaagaagatggtTCTATTGTTTCTATTGTTTCTACTACTAAATTCTCTGGtaagtatttaaaatatttaacaaaGAAGTACCTAAAGAAGAATCAATTAAGAGACTGGATCAGATTTGTTTCAACTAAGCAAAATAGTTACAGATTAGCTTTCTATCAAGTTACAccagaagaagatgaagaggCAGAATAA